In Oenanthe melanoleuca isolate GR-GAL-2019-014 chromosome 10, OMel1.0, whole genome shotgun sequence, a single window of DNA contains:
- the C10H15orf61 gene encoding uncharacterized protein C15orf61 homolog isoform X1: MRALLRRLHGAAVALLLWRGPARARPAASEVLSQHLRQRRLPHWTSFCVKYSAVRNDQFGLSHFNWPVDGANYLVLRTGCFPFIKYHCSRGAPQELALQDAFFTALKVLNAGIPTLLYGIGSWFFARVTETVHTSHGPVTIYFLNKEDEGAMY; this comes from the exons ATGCGGGCGCTGCTGCGGCGGCTGCACGGCGCGGCCGTGGCGCTGCTGCTGTGGCGGGGCCCGGCCCGTGCCCGTCCCGCCGCCTCCGAGGTGCTGAGCCAGCACCTGCGGCAGCGCCGCCTGCCCCACTGGACCTCGTTCTGCGTCAAGTACAGCGCGGTGCGCAACGACCAGTTCGGCCTCTCGCACTTCAACTGGCCCGTGGACGGCGCCAACTACCTGGTGCTGCGCACGGGCTGCTTCCCCTTCATCAAGTACCACTGCTCCCGCGGCGCGCCGCAGGAGCTGGCGCTGCAGGACGCCTTCTTCACCGCCCTCAAGGTGCTCAACGCCG GCATCCCAACTTTACTGTATGGAATTGGCTCCTGGTTCTTTGCCCGTGTCACAGAGACTGTTCACACCAGCCATGGCCCAGTcactatttattttctaaataaagaaGATGAAGGAGCCATGTACTGA
- the C10H15orf61 gene encoding uncharacterized protein C15orf61 homolog isoform X2, with protein sequence MRALLRRLHGAAVALLLWRGPARARPAASEVLSQHLRQRRLPHWTSFCVKYSAVRNDQFGLSHFNWPVDGANYLVLRTGCFPFIKYHCSRGAPQELALQDAFFTALKASQLYCMELAPGSLPVSQRLFTPAMAQSLFIF encoded by the exons ATGCGGGCGCTGCTGCGGCGGCTGCACGGCGCGGCCGTGGCGCTGCTGCTGTGGCGGGGCCCGGCCCGTGCCCGTCCCGCCGCCTCCGAGGTGCTGAGCCAGCACCTGCGGCAGCGCCGCCTGCCCCACTGGACCTCGTTCTGCGTCAAGTACAGCGCGGTGCGCAACGACCAGTTCGGCCTCTCGCACTTCAACTGGCCCGTGGACGGCGCCAACTACCTGGTGCTGCGCACGGGCTGCTTCCCCTTCATCAAGTACCACTGCTCCCGCGGCGCGCCGCAGGAGCTGGCGCTGCAGGACGCCTTCTTCACCGCCCTCAAG GCATCCCAACTTTACTGTATGGAATTGGCTCCTGGTTCTTTGCCCGTGTCACAGAGACTGTTCACACCAGCCATGGCCCAGTcactatttattttctaa